In one Mauremys mutica isolate MM-2020 ecotype Southern chromosome 3, ASM2049712v1, whole genome shotgun sequence genomic region, the following are encoded:
- the LOC123365917 gene encoding amine sulfotransferase-like isoform X2: protein MEPSEEFLFKHKGFYFVPNIVTREYIDSLEDFEIRDSDVFVVTYPKSGTVWTQNILSLIYHEGHRDGTENMEIIDRVPWLEYNIHNMDYVRRPSPRLFATNLPYYLVPRDLKNRRAKVIYVARNPKDVAVSYFHFSSLSVLLETIPDFNTFLERFLAGKAAGFWLDHIRGWSTHRDDFNILFLTYEEMKKDLRGAVLKICKFLGKQLNEKELDTVVEKATFDQMKTDPRANYESMQGNLLERGKGHFLRKGTVGDWKNTMTVAQSERFDNIFKEKMKDLSSTFNWDTNDDI from the exons ATGGAGCCATCAGAAGAATTTTTGTTCAAACATAAAGGATTTTATTTTGTGCCAAACATTGTTACACGTGAATACATAGATTCACTGGAGGATTTTGAAATCAGAGACAGTGATGTATTTGTTGTTACTTATCCAAAATCAG GAACTGTGTGGACTCAGAATATTTTGAGCTTGATTTATCATGAAGGCCATCGAGATGgaacagaaaatatggaaataaTAGACAGAGTCCCATGGCTGGAATATAACATACATAATATGGATTATGTCCGTCGTCCATCACCTCGTCTCTTTGCTACTAACCTGCCGTACTATTTAGTTCCAAGAGATCTGAAGAACAGGAGAGCAAAA GTTATTTATGTAGCCAGAAACCCGAAGGATGTTGCAGTTTCCTATTTTCATTTTTCCAGCCTTTCAGTCCTACTTGAGACAATACCAGATTTTAATACTTTTCTGGAGAGGTTTTTAGCTGGGAAAG CGGCTGGCTTCTGGCTGGATCACATCAGAGGCTGGTCCACCCACAGGGATGACTTCAATATTCTCTTCCTTACCTATGAGGAGATGAAGAAG GATCTCAGAGGCGCTGTGCTGAAAATCTGCAAATTCTTAGGAAAGCAGCTAAATGAAAAAGAGCTGGACACTGTTGTGGAAAAGGCTACATTTGATCAAATGAAAACTGATCCCAGGGCAAACTACGAGTCCATGCAAGGCAATCTCCTGGAACGAGGCAAAGGACATTTTCTTCGCAAAG GGACCGTTGGAGACTGGAAGAACACAATGACTGTGGCACAGAGCGAAAGGTTTGACAATATTTTTAAGGAGAAAATGAAAGACCTGTCTTCCACGTTCAACTGGGATACTAATGACGACATATAG
- the LOC123365917 gene encoding amine sulfotransferase-like isoform X1 → MEPSEEFLFKHKGFYFVPNIVTREYIDSLEDFEIRDSDVFVVTYPKSGTVWTQNILSLIYHEGHRDGTENMEIIDRVPWLEYNIHNMDYVRRPSPRLFATNLPYYLVPRDLKNRRAKVIYVARNPKDVAVSYFHFSSLSVLLETIPDFNTFLERFLAGKVAAGFWLDHIRGWSTHRDDFNILFLTYEEMKKDLRGAVLKICKFLGKQLNEKELDTVVEKATFDQMKTDPRANYESMQGNLLERGKGHFLRKGTVGDWKNTMTVAQSERFDNIFKEKMKDLSSTFNWDTNDDI, encoded by the exons ATGGAGCCATCAGAAGAATTTTTGTTCAAACATAAAGGATTTTATTTTGTGCCAAACATTGTTACACGTGAATACATAGATTCACTGGAGGATTTTGAAATCAGAGACAGTGATGTATTTGTTGTTACTTATCCAAAATCAG GAACTGTGTGGACTCAGAATATTTTGAGCTTGATTTATCATGAAGGCCATCGAGATGgaacagaaaatatggaaataaTAGACAGAGTCCCATGGCTGGAATATAACATACATAATATGGATTATGTCCGTCGTCCATCACCTCGTCTCTTTGCTACTAACCTGCCGTACTATTTAGTTCCAAGAGATCTGAAGAACAGGAGAGCAAAA GTTATTTATGTAGCCAGAAACCCGAAGGATGTTGCAGTTTCCTATTTTCATTTTTCCAGCCTTTCAGTCCTACTTGAGACAATACCAGATTTTAATACTTTTCTGGAGAGGTTTTTAGCTGGGAAAG TAGCGGCTGGCTTCTGGCTGGATCACATCAGAGGCTGGTCCACCCACAGGGATGACTTCAATATTCTCTTCCTTACCTATGAGGAGATGAAGAAG GATCTCAGAGGCGCTGTGCTGAAAATCTGCAAATTCTTAGGAAAGCAGCTAAATGAAAAAGAGCTGGACACTGTTGTGGAAAAGGCTACATTTGATCAAATGAAAACTGATCCCAGGGCAAACTACGAGTCCATGCAAGGCAATCTCCTGGAACGAGGCAAAGGACATTTTCTTCGCAAAG GGACCGTTGGAGACTGGAAGAACACAATGACTGTGGCACAGAGCGAAAGGTTTGACAATATTTTTAAGGAGAAAATGAAAGACCTGTCTTCCACGTTCAACTGGGATACTAATGACGACATATAG